From one Lycium ferocissimum isolate CSIRO_LF1 chromosome 5, AGI_CSIRO_Lferr_CH_V1, whole genome shotgun sequence genomic stretch:
- the LOC132056331 gene encoding large ribosomal subunit protein P1-like produces the protein MSSVGELGCTYAALLLFDDGIPITAEKIATVVKAANISVESYWPSLFAKLFEKRDIEDFILTVGTGGGPAVAVAAAPVAGGGAAAAAPAAEEKKEETKEESDEDLGLSLFD, from the exons ATGTCATCAGTTGGGGAACTCGGTTGTACCTATGCTGCTTTGCTTCTCTTCGATGATGGCATTCCCATTACG GCTGAGAAGATTGCTACGGTCGTGAAGGCAGCAAATATATCAGTGGAGTCGTACTGGCCTAGTCTTTTTGCCAAGCTGTTTGAGAAGAGGGACATCGAAGATTTCATCTTGACTGTCGGGACAGGTGGCGGTCCAGCAGTGGCTGTTGCTGCTGCACCGGTTGCCGGAGGTGGTGCTGCCGCTGCTGCTCCCGCTGCTGAGGAGAAAAAG GAGGAGACAAAGGAGGAAAGTGACGAGGATTTGGGATTGAGCTTGTTTGATTAG
- the LOC132056332 gene encoding uncharacterized protein LOC132056332, which yields MMMSIFSSFDARSAEVFGQKLSHFKAPSTETKQQQQQGVGPTVSDSKSTVASPPSSSSSTGGLKKAEEGAPPSSSRQQQQKRPRFALELDGVHCFETIVSY from the coding sequence ATGATGATGTCAATATTCAGTTCGTTTGATGCTCGCTCTGCTGAGGTTTTTGGCCAAAAGTTGAGCCATTTTAAGGCACCAAGTACAGagaccaaacaacaacaacaacaagggGTTGGGCCTACTGTATCAGATAGCAAGAGTACCGTGGCTTCTCCaccgtcttcttcttcttcaacaggTGGTCTGAAGAAGGCCGAAGAAGGGGCGCCTCCATCCTCTTCGAGGCAACAGCAGCAGAAGAGGCCGAGGTTTGCCCTGGAATTGGACGGCGTCCACTGTTTCGAAACTATTGTTAGCTATTGA
- the LOC132056330 gene encoding serine/arginine-rich splicing factor SR34A isoform X2 — MSGRFSRSIYVGNLPADIKEWEVEDLFYKYGRILDIELKIPPRPPCYCFVEFESSRDAEDAIRGRDGYNFDGCRLRVELAHGGRGPSSSSDRRGSYGTSGGGARYGVSRHSDYRVIIRGLPSSASWQDLKDHMRKAGDVCFAEVSRDSEGTFGLVDYTNYEDMKYAIRKLDDTEFRNPWTRTYIRVREYKGSPSRSRSRSRSRSRSRTPRRSRRSPARSVSRSPPPKSRSASPVKSTRSRSRSVSRSMSRSRSRSRSPSRSRSASPRQARSNSG; from the exons ATGAGTGGCCGTTTTTCACGCTCAATCTACGTTGGCAACCTTCCAGCAGATATAAaggaatgggaagttgaagaccTATTCTACAAG TATGGTCGTATATTGGATATTGAGTTGAAGATTCCACCTCGTCCTCCTTGCTATTGTTTTGTGGAG TTTGAAAGTTCTCGAGATGCAGAAGATGCCATCAGGGGTAGAGATGGCTACAATTTTGATGGTTGTCGGCTGAGG GTTGAGCTTGCTCATGGAGGAAGAGGGCCATCATCTTCAAGTGATCGCCGAGGCAGCTACGGAACCAGTGGTGGAGGAGCGCGTTATGGCGTTTCTCGACATTCTGATTACCGAG TTATTATTCGAGGTCTTCCATCTTCCGCTTCCTGGCAAGATTTGAAG GATCATATGCGGAAAGCTGGGGATGTGTGCTTTGCTGAAGTTTCTCGTGACAGTGAAG GAACCTTTGGCTTGGTTGATTACACAAATTATGAAGACATGAAGTATGCT ATAAGAAAACTTGATGATACTGAGTTCAGGAATCCTTGGACAAGAACCTACATCCGG GTAAGAGAATACAAGGGTAGTCCTTCAAGAAGTCGTAGCAGGAGCAGGAGCAGGAGCAGAAGCAGAACTCCAAGGAGGAGTAGGAG ATCACCTGCCCGTTCAGTTTCGAGATCACCACCGCCAAAGTCTAGATCTGCATCTCCAGTTAAGTCGACCAG GTCCAGGTCAAGGTCAGTGTCCAGATCAATGTCAAGGTCGAGGTCTAGGTCTAGGTCACCGTCAAGGTCCCGATCGGCATCACCACGGCAG GCACGATCAAACAGTGGCTGA
- the LOC132058267 gene encoding uncharacterized protein LOC132058267: MMMSIFSSFDALSAEVSGQKLSLFKTPSTETKQQQQKEQDVGPIVSDRKNVASPTSTSPPLSSRQQQQKRQRFALELDGVHCFETIVPY; the protein is encoded by the coding sequence ATGATGATGTCAATTTTCAGTTCCTTTGATGCCCTTTCTGCTGAGGTCTCTGGGCAAAAATTGAGCCTTTTTAAGACACCAAGTACTGAGacaaagcaacaacaacaaaaagaacAAGATGTTGGGCCTATCGTATCTGATAGGAAGAACGTGGCTTCTCCGACTTCTACTTCGCCACCATTGTCTTCGCGTCAACAGCAGCAAAAGAGGCAGAGGTTTGCACTGGAATTGGATGGTGTCCATTGTTTCGAAACTATTGTTCCATATTAA
- the LOC132056330 gene encoding serine/arginine-rich splicing factor SR34A isoform X1, whose product MSGRFSRSIYVGNLPADIKEWEVEDLFYKYGRILDIELKIPPRPPCYCFVEFESSRDAEDAIRGRDGYNFDGCRLRVELAHGGRGPSSSSDRRGSYGTSGGGARYGVSRHSDYRVIIRGLPSSASWQDLKDHMRKAGDVCFAEVSRDSEGTFGLVDYTNYEDMKYAIRKLDDTEFRNPWTRTYIRVREYKGSPSRSRSRSRSRSRSRTPRRSRSRSPARSVSRSPPPKSRSASPVKSTRSRSRSVSRSMSRSRSRSRSPSRSRSASPRQARSNSG is encoded by the exons ATGAGTGGCCGTTTTTCACGCTCAATCTACGTTGGCAACCTTCCAGCAGATATAAaggaatgggaagttgaagaccTATTCTACAAG TATGGTCGTATATTGGATATTGAGTTGAAGATTCCACCTCGTCCTCCTTGCTATTGTTTTGTGGAG TTTGAAAGTTCTCGAGATGCAGAAGATGCCATCAGGGGTAGAGATGGCTACAATTTTGATGGTTGTCGGCTGAGG GTTGAGCTTGCTCATGGAGGAAGAGGGCCATCATCTTCAAGTGATCGCCGAGGCAGCTACGGAACCAGTGGTGGAGGAGCGCGTTATGGCGTTTCTCGACATTCTGATTACCGAG TTATTATTCGAGGTCTTCCATCTTCCGCTTCCTGGCAAGATTTGAAG GATCATATGCGGAAAGCTGGGGATGTGTGCTTTGCTGAAGTTTCTCGTGACAGTGAAG GAACCTTTGGCTTGGTTGATTACACAAATTATGAAGACATGAAGTATGCT ATAAGAAAACTTGATGATACTGAGTTCAGGAATCCTTGGACAAGAACCTACATCCGG GTAAGAGAATACAAGGGTAGTCCTTCAAGAAGTCGTAGCAGGAGCAGGAGCAGGAGCAGAAGCAGAACTCCAAGGAGGAGTAGGAG CAGATCACCTGCCCGTTCAGTTTCGAGATCACCACCGCCAAAGTCTAGATCTGCATCTCCAGTTAAGTCGACCAG GTCCAGGTCAAGGTCAGTGTCCAGATCAATGTCAAGGTCGAGGTCTAGGTCTAGGTCACCGTCAAGGTCCCGATCGGCATCACCACGGCAG GCACGATCAAACAGTGGCTGA
- the LOC132056333 gene encoding uncharacterized protein LOC132056333 — MMMSIFSSFDALSAEVFGQKLSLSRASTTETKQQQQQQGLGPVVSGSKTVASPPSSSSTGGLKKAGEATPPSSSRQQQQKRQRFALELDGVNCFETIVSY; from the coding sequence ATGATGATGTCAATATTCAGTTCGTTTGATGCTCTCTCTGCTGAGGTTTTTGGCCAAAAATTGAGTCTTTCTAGGGCATCCACTACTGagacaaaacaacaacaacaacaacaagggcTTGGGCCTGTTGTATCAGGTAGCAAGACCGTGGCTTCTCCACCGTCTTCTTCTTCAACAGGTGGTCTGAAGAAGGCTGGAGAGGCGACGCCGCCATCTTCTTCGCGCCAACAGCAACAGAAGAGGCAGAGGTTTGCACTGGAATTGGACGGCGTCAACTGTTTCGAAACTATAGTTAGCTATTGA
- the LOC132057618 gene encoding uncharacterized protein LOC132057618, which produces MRKVISIDGTFLIGRYGGVLISSCAQDGNHHIFPIAFAIVDSENDNSWMYFFMKLAECIPDGDDLSILSDRHISIKNVVADVYKLAYHGFCMYHITMNLRSKYGDCDILYNFQEASKAYTLDEFSVYFDAIMKSNVEAGWYLENDIGFEKWARAYFPGNRYNLMITNISESLNAVLKVQRSWPIVSVLKAIQDNMTKWYVERICRAQNNIHFLTPKAEGLVRDHYVSSCLLAPTRLNEHEFHVRGDINCLVNLEHKTCTCKVFQMDKLPCEHAIAVLKLTPGQDIWEEIYKLCDSKYLNDMWKKAWDRPVYPVPYPKTWMRQSEEQRVVP; this is translated from the coding sequence ATGAGGAAAGTAATTTCTATAGATGGGACATTCTTGATTGGAAGATATGGTGGTGTACTTATCTCATCATGTGCACAAGATGGTAATCATCATATTTTTCCAATTGCATTTGCTATTGTTGACTCGGAGAATGATAACTCATGgatgtattttttcatgaaGCTTGCTGAATGTATTCCTGATGGTGATGATTTGAGCATTTTATCAGACAGACATATaagcataaagaatgttgttgctgatgtgTACAAGCTTGCATATCACGGATTTTGCATGTATCATATTACTATGAATTTGCGGTCCAAGTATGGTGATTGTGACATTCTTTATAATTTTCAAGAAGCTTCAAAAGCATACACATTGGATGAGTTCTCTGTTTATTTTGATGCAATAATGAAATCAAATGTGGAAGCTGGTTGGTATCTTGAAAATGATATTGGGTTTGAGAAATGGGCGAGAGCCTATTTTCCTGGAAATAGATATAATTTGATGATAACAAATATTTCAGAATCACTCAACGCAGTTTTAAAGGTTCAAAGAAGCTGGCCTATTGTTTCTGTACTCAAAGCTATCCAAGATAATATGACCAAGTGGTACGTTGAACGCATTTGCAGAGCTCAAAATAACATTCATTTCTTAACCCCTAAAGCTGAGGGGTTGGTTCGGGATCATTATGTTTCCTCTTGTTTGCTAGCTCCTACCCGTTTAAACGAACATGAGTTTCATGTACGTggtgatataaattgtttggTTAATTTGGAGCATAAAACATGTACTTGCAAGGTTTTTCAGATGGATAAACTCCCGTGTGAGCACGCGATAGCAGTTTTGAAACTAACCCCAGGCCAAGACATATGGGAGGAGATATATAAATTGTGTGATTCTAAGTACCTGAATGATATGTGGAAAAAAGCTTGGGATAGACCAGTTTATCCTGTTCCTTATCCAAAAACATGGATGAGACAATCAGAGGAACAAAGAGTGGTTCCATAA